From the genome of Miscanthus floridulus cultivar M001 chromosome 10, ASM1932011v1, whole genome shotgun sequence, one region includes:
- the LOC136489587 gene encoding probable 3-hydroxyisobutyryl-CoA hydrolase 3, producing MDAGGAVGGHSDQLLVEADGSTRTLILNRPKQLNVLSHAMIKGLRRCFTTYEKDDGVKLLIMKGTGRAFCAGGDVAAGVQSIYNESWKWGADFFRDQYLLNYIIATYIKPQVSLLTGIVMGGGAGVSLHGRFRVATDNTVFAMPETALGLFPDVGASYFLSRLPGFYGEYVALAGARLDGAEMLACGLATHFVPSHKMLLLEESLKKVDTSNSFCVCSTIDQFAQQPSLKQKSSLNRLEIINKCFSKRTVEEIISSLEQVASNLADEWAAETIQYLKKASPTSLKISLRSIREGRTQTVGECLQREYRMVCHVIRGDFSRDFFEGFRAILVDKDKNPKWMPPRLEQVHDEAVEEYFSRIDDPEWEDLNLPPRHSHGIIFYSKL from the exons ATGGACGCCGGAGGTGCTGTAGGTGGCCATTCAGACCAG CTTTTGGTAGAAGCGGATGGCTCGACACGGACACTTATTTTGAACAGGCCAAAGCAGCTGAATGTACTCTCCCACGCAATG ATTAAGGGACTCCGGAGATGTTTCACAACTTATGAGAAAGATGATGGAGTTAAATTGTTGATTATGAAG GGGACAGGAAGAGCATTTTGTGCTGGAGGTGATGTTGCTGCTGGTGTCCAGTCAATATATAATG AAAGCTGGAAATGGGGCGCTGATTTCTTCCGAGATCAATATTTGTTGAACTACATAATTGCAACATATATCAAACCTCAA GTTTCTCTTCTTACTGGAATTGTCatgggtggaggtgctggtgttTCTTTACATGGAAGATTTCGAGTTGCCACTGATAACACG GTTTTTGCAATGCCAGAGACAGCTCTTGGTCTTTTTCCAGATGTTGGGGCCTCATATTTTCTGTCTCGGCTTCCTGGGTTCTATG GAGAGTATGTTGCTCTTGCTGGTGCCAGATTGGATGGTGCTGAAATGCTTGCATGTGGTCTGGCAACTCATTTTGTCCCTTCACAT AAGATGCTATTGCTGGAAGAATCCCTTAAAAAGGTGGACACCTCCAATAGTTTTTGTGTGTGTAGCACTATCGATCAATTTGCTCAACAGCCATCACTGAAACAAAAAAGTTCCTTGAATAG GTTGGAAATCATCAACAAATGCTTTTCTAAAAGAACAGTTGAAGAAATCATATCCTCTCTT GAGCAAGTGGCCTCAAATTTGGCTGATGAATGGGCTGCTGAGACAATTCAGTATCTGAAAAAGGCTTCTCCTACTAGTCTGAAAATCTCTCTGAGATCG ATAAGAGAAGGGAGAACACAAACTGTTGGGGAGTGCTTGCAACGGGAATATAGAATGGTTTGCCATGTCATACGTGGTGACTTTTCTCGAGACTTCTTTGAG GGATTCAGGGCGATACTAGTAGATAAAGATAAAAATCCGAAG TGGATGCCTCCAAGGTTGGAACAAGTGCATGATGAGGCAGTCGAAGAATATTTCTCAAGAATTGATGATCCAGAATGGGAAGATTTGAACCTACCTCCCAGACATTCCCATGGAATTATTTTTTACTCCAAACTTTGA